The Triplophysa dalaica isolate WHDGS20190420 chromosome 5, ASM1584641v1, whole genome shotgun sequence genome window below encodes:
- the LOC130420710 gene encoding uncharacterized protein LOC130420710 has protein sequence MTEKSDICLLGLILLSSLFTGVSGAQDVFISSGESVSLSCNDALHQCSSTTWIYSNYTRSSTVEVFTGGINKNNTERSERLSLTSDCSLNIYKTTQHDGGLYTCRQYVNGHHHGPDSDVYLHVLHVSSSSSSSSSQTEIRANTPVTLSCQLFTYYCYYMFSYDGFQLVWMNQTDVDLQTDSRYQIRSDKLCIISLTTTLVNEDDNTELRCVLKHKNDIKTSVTYTVR, from the exons atgactgagaagagtgatatatgtctgctgggactgatccttctctcttcactattcacag gtgtgagtggAGCACAagatgtgttcatcagttctggtgaaagtgtgtctctgtcctgtaatgatgctcttcatcaatgctcctcaactacatggatCTACAGTAATTATACAAGATCATCTACAGtagaagtgtttactggaggaataaataagaataacacagagagatctgagagactgagtctgacatctgactgctctctcaacatctataaaacaacacaacatgatggtggacTTTACACCtgcagacaatatgtgaatggacATCATCATGGACCTGATTCAGATGTTtatctacatgttcttcatg tgtcttcatcatcatcatcatcatcatcacagactgagataagagcaaacacacctgtcactctctcctgtcagctGTTTACATATTACTGTTATTATATGTTCAGTTATGATGGATttcagctggtgtggatgaatcagactgatgttgatctacagacagactccagatatcagattagatcagataaactctgtatcatctctctgactacaacactcgtgaatgaagacgacaacacagagttgagatgtgtgctcaaacacaagaatgacatcaagacctcagtcacatatactgtcaga